From a region of the Pseudophryne corroboree isolate aPseCor3 chromosome 3 unlocalized genomic scaffold, aPseCor3.hap2 SUPER_3_unloc_49, whole genome shotgun sequence genome:
- the LOC134984312 gene encoding putative nuclease HARBI1 isoform X1, which yields MMEPFSDQIVLFMLAASLMEEESADEHQDPGQQMSALGEPVLRVSFPRPRQYRTRRELEDLSEFEVIQNYRLSTRDIYSLYALLEADLEPRARSNRAISGFQKLLGTLHFLASGTFQPTLSQTCGFSQSTLSRCITQVIRAFRKLTIQYITFPETDSECREIKLGFFNKYKFPNVLGAIDCTHVQIRPPRNSEECFRNRKQFHSLNVQAVCDVNMRFLNIFVGFPGSSHDSFILSQSSLFDKFETGNMPGGWLLGDAGYPNKPWLLTPLSNPVGRAEKRYQEKHIASRGVIERAFGVLKSRFRCLDTSGGALLYSPSKVCGMVNACCILHNICVANRLPVTLRRSAFLRGNRSSALPVGMGEGEDSRRTVIQNFFAVTCEYTDNICIIV from the exons atgatggagcctttttctgaccagattgtgttgttcatgctggctgcaagcttgatggaggaagaaagtgcagatgaacatcaggatccaggtcagcaaatgtctgcattgggtgagccagtattgcgggtttcatttccacgtccacgccagtatcgcactaggcgtgaactggaggatctcagcgagttcgaggtgatacaaaattatcgcttatcgactcgcgacatatattcgctgtacgctctgttggaggccgacttggaacctcgggcacggtcaaatcgtgcaatcagcggttttcagaaactgctggggacgttacattttttggcgtcaggcacattccagcctacactgtctcaaacatgcggtttttctcagtcgacactgtcgcgctgtataacccaagtcattagggctttccgcaaattgacgatccagtacatcacatttccagagacggacagcgaatgtcgtgagatcaaattaggctttttcaacaaatacaaatttcccaatgtgctgggcgcgattgactgtacccacgtgcagatcagaccgccacggaattcagaggaatgttttcggaaccgaaaacagttccattccctgaacgtgcaggcggtctgtgatgtcaacatgagatttttgaacatttttgtgggatttcctggatcatctcacgactccttcatcctaagccagtcatcgctgtttgacaaattcgaaacaggaaacatgcctggtggctggctgttag gcgatgcgggttatccaaacaaaccgtggctgttgaccccattgtctaatcctgttggtagagcagaaaaacgttaccaagagaaacacattgcatcgaggggagtaattgagcgtgccttcggtgtacttaaaagccggtttcgatgtttagacacttccggcggtgctcttttgtactcaccgtcgaaggtttgcggcatggtaaatgcatgttgtattttacacaacatatgtgtcgcaaaccgtttgccggtgactcttcgtcgtagTGCTTTCCTacgcgggaaccggtcttctgctctaccAGTGGGTATGGGCGAAGGAGAAGATTCCCGGCGGACAGTGAtacaaaatttttttgcagttacctgtgagtatactgacaacatttgtattatcgtgtaa
- the LOC134984312 gene encoding putative nuclease HARBI1 isoform X2: MMEPFSDQIVLFMLAASLMEEESADEHQDPGQQMSALGEPVLRVSFPRPRQYRTRRELEDLSEFEVIQNYRLSTRDIYSLYALLEADLEPRARSNRAISGFQKLLGTLHFLASGTFQPTLSQTCGFSQSTLSRCITQVIRAFRKLTIQYITFPETDSECREIKLGFFNKYKFPNVLGAIDCTHVQIRPPRNSEECFRNRKQFHSLNVQAVCDVNMRFLNIFVGFPGSSHDSFILSQSSLFDKFETGNMPGGWLLGDAGYPNKPWLLTPLSNPVGRAEKRYQEKHIASRGVIERAFGVLKSRFRCLDTSGGALLYSPSKVCGMVNACCILHNICVANRLPVTLRRSAFLRGNRSSALPVGMGEGEDSRRTVIQNFFAVT; the protein is encoded by the exons atgatggagcctttttctgaccagattgtgttgttcatgctggctgcaagcttgatggaggaagaaagtgcagatgaacatcaggatccaggtcagcaaatgtctgcattgggtgagccagtattgcgggtttcatttccacgtccacgccagtatcgcactaggcgtgaactggaggatctcagcgagttcgaggtgatacaaaattatcgcttatcgactcgcgacatatattcgctgtacgctctgttggaggccgacttggaacctcgggcacggtcaaatcgtgcaatcagcggttttcagaaactgctggggacgttacattttttggcgtcaggcacattccagcctacactgtctcaaacatgcggtttttctcagtcgacactgtcgcgctgtataacccaagtcattagggctttccgcaaattgacgatccagtacatcacatttccagagacggacagcgaatgtcgtgagatcaaattaggctttttcaacaaatacaaatttcccaatgtgctgggcgcgattgactgtacccacgtgcagatcagaccgccacggaattcagaggaatgttttcggaaccgaaaacagttccattccctgaacgtgcaggcggtctgtgatgtcaacatgagatttttgaacatttttgtgggatttcctggatcatctcacgactccttcatcctaagccagtcatcgctgtttgacaaattcgaaacaggaaacatgcctggtggctggctgttag gcgatgcgggttatccaaacaaaccgtggctgttgaccccattgtctaatcctgttggtagagcagaaaaacgttaccaagagaaacacattgcatcgaggggagtaattgagcgtgccttcggtgtacttaaaagccggtttcgatgtttagacacttccggcggtgctcttttgtactcaccgtcgaaggtttgcggcatggtaaatgcatgttgtattttacacaacatatgtgtcgcaaaccgtttgccggtgactcttcgtcgtagTGCTTTCCTacgcgggaaccggtcttctgctctaccAGTGGGTATGGGCGAAGGAGAAGATTCCCGGCGGACAGTGAtacaaaatttttttgcagttacct ag